One Buchnera aphidicola (Anoecia corni) genomic region harbors:
- a CDS encoding ferredoxin--NADP(+) reductase, giving the protein MSNWTTAKIIKIKKWTEQLFTVFMTANIDDFIPGQFSKISILTDSKKRIQRAYSYVNPPNNNILEFYISRISEGCLSPTLYSLKPKDKVFITKKSFGCFTLNNIISCKILWMIATGTAIGPYLSILQQKSKEVKKFKHIILIHAVRYSQDLTYLNTIKKLENMYHGKLIFKSIISREKIKESLFGRIPYLLLTKQLEKSVNYFISPHTSHVMLCGNPNMVKETCYILQNKYNMTKNFKTNHGNISSENYW; this is encoded by the coding sequence ATGTCAAACTGGACCACTGCTAAAATTATAAAAATTAAAAAATGGACAGAACAATTATTTACTGTTTTTATGACTGCAAATATAGATGATTTTATCCCCGGACAATTTTCTAAAATTTCTATTTTAACAGATAGTAAAAAAAGAATACAAAGAGCTTATTCTTACGTTAATCCTCCAAACAATAATATATTAGAATTTTATATCTCTCGTATTTCAGAAGGATGTTTAAGTCCCACTTTATATTCTTTAAAACCTAAAGATAAAGTTTTTATTACTAAAAAATCATTCGGATGTTTTACATTAAACAATATTATTAGTTGCAAAATATTATGGATGATAGCTACAGGAACGGCAATAGGACCATATTTATCAATATTACAACAAAAAAGTAAAGAAGTAAAAAAATTTAAACATATAATACTAATTCATGCAGTAAGATACTCTCAAGACCTAACATATTTAAACACTATAAAAAAATTAGAAAACATGTACCATGGAAAACTCATTTTTAAAAGTATCATAAGTAGAGAAAAAATAAAAGAATCTCTTTTTGGTCGAATACCATATCTACTATTAACTAAACAATTAGAAAAATCAGTTAACTATTTTATTTCTCCTCATACATCTCATGTAATGTTATGTGGAAATCCTAACATGGTAAAAGAAACATGCTATATTCTTCAAAATAAATATAACATGACAAAAAATTTTAAAACAAACCATGGAAATATTAGTAGTGAAAACTATTGGTAA
- the hslU gene encoding HslU--HslV peptidase ATPase subunit: protein MSSMTPTEIINELNKFIVGQTKAKRAVAIALRNRWRRMQLNEELKYEVTPKNILMIGPTGVGKTEIARRLAKLAKAPFIKVEATKFTEIGYVGKEVDSIIRDLTDVAIKIVRMQIIEKNKSQISTLAEDRILEVLIPTPKNKWGEPENLKKPVTTIESFRKKLKEGKLDDKEIEINIAVTPVGVEIMAPPGMEELTGQLQSLFQNVGGNKKNIRKLKIKDALNLLIEEEARKLVNPEKLKQKAIYAVEQNGIVFIDEIDKICRNNNSSSGPDISREGVQRDLLPLIEGCTVSTKHGMVRTDHILFIASGAFQVCTPSNLIPELQGRLPIRVELNALTIEDFKKILTEPKHSITMQYAELIKTEKVNVVFTQEGISSIAKAAWKVNESMENIGARRLYTVLEQLMEEISFNASENKGVTITIDEEYVSKYLDKLICNEDLSRFIL, encoded by the coding sequence ATGTCTTCAATGACTCCAACAGAAATAATTAATGAACTAAACAAATTTATTGTTGGTCAAACAAAAGCAAAACGGGCAGTAGCTATAGCTTTAAGAAATAGATGGAGAAGAATGCAATTAAATGAAGAACTAAAATATGAAGTAACGCCTAAAAATATTTTAATGATTGGTCCAACTGGAGTTGGAAAAACAGAAATAGCAAGAAGATTAGCTAAATTAGCTAAAGCGCCTTTTATAAAGGTAGAAGCAACAAAATTTACAGAAATAGGATATGTTGGAAAAGAAGTGGATTCTATAATTAGAGACCTAACCGACGTAGCTATAAAAATAGTACGCATGCAAATTATTGAAAAAAATAAATCTCAAATATCAACTCTAGCTGAAGATAGAATATTAGAAGTTCTAATTCCTACTCCAAAAAACAAATGGGGAGAACCTGAAAATTTAAAAAAACCTGTAACTACTATTGAATCTTTTAGAAAAAAATTAAAAGAAGGAAAACTAGACGACAAAGAAATAGAAATAAATATAGCAGTAACTCCAGTAGGAGTAGAAATTATGGCTCCACCCGGAATGGAAGAATTAACCGGACAATTACAATCATTATTTCAAAATGTAGGTGGAAATAAAAAAAATATACGAAAGCTTAAAATAAAAGACGCCCTAAATTTATTAATCGAAGAAGAAGCTAGAAAATTAGTGAATCCAGAAAAATTAAAACAAAAAGCTATTTATGCTGTCGAACAAAATGGAATAGTCTTTATTGATGAAATTGATAAAATTTGTAGAAATAATAATAGCTCTTCTGGTCCTGATATATCTAGAGAAGGAGTTCAACGTGATTTATTACCTTTAATAGAAGGATGTACTGTATCTACGAAACATGGGATGGTCAGAACAGACCATATCTTATTTATAGCCTCTGGAGCATTTCAAGTATGTACTCCTTCTAATTTAATCCCAGAACTACAAGGAAGATTACCAATCAGAGTCGAATTAAATGCGTTAACTATAGAAGATTTTAAAAAAATTTTAACTGAACCTAAACATTCAATTACTATGCAATATGCAGAACTAATAAAAACAGAAAAAGTAAACGTTGTTTTCACTCAAGAAGGGATATCTTCTATAGCAAAAGCTGCTTGGAAAGTTAATGAATCAATGGAAAATATAGGAGCAAGAAGATTATATACTGTTCTAGAACAATTAATGGAAGAAATTTCATTTAATGCTAGTGAAAATAAAGGTGTTACAATTACTATTGACGAAGAATACGTTAGTAAATATTTAGATAAACTAATTTGTAATGAAGACCTTAGTCGATTTATTTTATAA
- the dapF gene encoding diaminopimelate epimerase gives MHGLGNDFMVVDNRLQNILFTASLIKKLSHRNLGIGFDQLLLLEKVTTYNIDFIYRIFNSNGTEVEQCGNGARCVAYFLLIKNITEKKNIRLQTVTRNIHVSFLKKNYIQVNMGFPSFKTEDIPCLKKNITENSYSVIFESKKITFSVVSLGNPHCVILCKNIKNVDIARIGNFLQTHDIFPKGVNVSFVEIINFYEIKLRVYERGVNKETRACGSGACASAVVLISKRLLSNEKKIKVNLPGGFLYIKWKGNNNHIYMTGSATHVYDGVFFL, from the coding sequence ATGCATGGATTGGGAAATGATTTTATGGTAGTAGATAATAGATTACAAAATATATTATTTACTGCGTCTTTAATAAAAAAATTATCTCATAGAAATCTTGGAATTGGTTTTGATCAGTTGTTATTACTAGAAAAAGTTACAACGTACAACATAGATTTTATATATAGAATTTTTAATTCGAATGGAACAGAAGTAGAACAGTGTGGAAATGGTGCAAGGTGTGTAGCCTATTTTTTATTAATAAAAAATATAACAGAAAAAAAAAATATACGATTACAAACTGTAACTAGAAATATACATGTTTCTTTTTTAAAAAAAAATTATATTCAAGTAAACATGGGATTTCCTTCATTTAAGACAGAAGATATTCCTTGTTTAAAAAAAAACATAACAGAGAATAGTTATTCTGTTATTTTTGAAAGTAAAAAAATAACATTTAGTGTTGTATCATTAGGAAATCCTCATTGTGTTATTCTTTGTAAAAATATTAAAAATGTAGACATTGCTCGTATAGGTAATTTTTTGCAAACGCATGATATTTTTCCAAAAGGAGTAAATGTCAGTTTTGTAGAAATAATTAATTTTTATGAAATAAAATTAAGAGTATATGAGAGAGGAGTAAATAAAGAGACAAGAGCATGCGGTAGTGGAGCTTGTGCTTCTGCGGTCGTATTAATTAGTAAAAGATTGTTGTCTAATGAGAAAAAAATAAAAGTAAATTTGCCAGGAGGATTTTTATACATTAAATGGAAAGGGAACAATAATCATATATATATGACAGGTTCAGCGACTCATGTTTATGATGGAGTTTTTTTTCTTTAA